CAGAGCTACTCATTCATCCTAACTACTTCTTTTAGGTAACTATTGGTACATTTCCAACAGTTTTCTGAGCAACACTTCCCGCCACGTTGGCAACTTCGCATCAAGAGTAAAAGACTGGAAGAACTGGTAACGCTCTGGAAACACATGTGAGTTGTACCGATATTTATACGGTCGAGCCACGTTTtgtctttcatttttatgtaTTGTACAACTAATCCGAAAGGACAgattttctcacttttatCAGGCCACATTTATGGTGTTGATGCTGAAGTAGGAAGCTGATAAGCACTTTCTATACTTCGGGGCAGAGATTAGTTGTGCGACGTACACTTTTAATCCAGATGTCCTTTTGATCTAGTGCAACGAATCATTTCTTATAGTTACGTGGAACTTGCCATGCATTTGCACCTCTCTGGGAAAAGGAGAACTCGCTAGCTATTGCGCATATTTGAAATCCTCCCTGCATTAGCACTGCAATTGTTGGTATCGTAAACATTTGTGGATTTAGATACGAGTATAAAAGGTTGTCGATCAAACCTACAATGCTTTAACTATCAAtcttattgtttgtttttcttaatgtTGGATCACTTTTGTATTGATTTGTGGCGAGCGATCTACATCACGTTTTAATTACACTTCATGTCTCCTTTTTCTCGGTGGAGCCTTCAGAGTATTCCTTTGTTAGAAGTGCTCTATCCCATCTCTTCACAGTAGCCTGAATTTCCCTTTAGCACGcagagaggtgattccgttcctaattgccgtaaaaaacggcccggaagatacggcttcattcgttttggcgcaccattttgtacaagaggttcgattggagcgcgccagtcttgtgcggcgccgcatcttccgggccgttttttacggcaattagcaagaaatggacggaatcacctccctctctgtagtctcccatcccgtatacgaatactccacctgaaatctgcaccacctcagattcgtgggacgatgcctttaaaggcagcacaccacggaATTGTGGCTGTTGGGATCCCTCTACGAATGGATAAGATTACTGGTATGGGTCACGAATATGAGCAGGAACACGCTCAATTCCATCtagttctccagaaaaaaaaggcctCTGGAATGGTCTTATCGGAGCTTTCTCTCCTAGGAGACAACTTATAAAGTGTCCTGTCTGCGAGAGCAGGCACAGCGTATGCCAGCGAACGATGTAGACAGCAGCCCTTTCATTGTCTGTTTGCTCTTGTGGACGTGCGTTTTAAAATGTTTCGTAGGAGGGAAAAGTGCGACAATACCGTTTCTGACGACGCTTTTCGGGATAACCAGGGAGGATTGAGCGTGGTCCATACCGGTGAACTACATCGCTAACCCTGCCATTTTGTAAAGAGGTCACAACATCATCACATCCTCCATTTCGTGGTTTGCTCCATCCAAATGATGTTTAACACTTTGAAGAAATCTTGAGCACATTCCAGGATTTCCTGTCATCAAATAGCATTGTCCGTTGTCATTGGCAACTCTTTATGTCTCTTTTCCATTTGGACGTGGTTTGGATCTTCGCGGTTTTCTTGTTGAAAACTCTTTTTAATCTTCAGCGACTCCCTCTTTTGATAGTGAAGCCCATTTCGCTGGTTTGTTGACTGCCCAATCACGCACTTGCTTGTTATGTATAATGCTCGCATCCTTTCTCGCAAGCGTTCACACCAAAGACGAAGTATCATGTTGTTCTGACGAGTTATTTAAAGTGAATCGCTTTCTCTCGCGGTTACCAAAacagatatttttgaaaatatttgacggagctcttttccttcttttaacTCCTTTTAACTCCTGATAACTTAGAATGATGTGAACATCAGCAtcatagtgataaaaataagcaTCTCAATTCAGATCACATGTAAAAGCAAATTTGGAAAGACAATTTGACTACAGGTGTGATGCTGTGGACCGGACACTTTCAaagtaaatttcttctttcatttcttcaacgTTTGTCCCGTTTAGTGGGGGTCCGTTTTTCTGATAGGTGACACCATTTAGCCCATTGTTGGGCTTGATCAGGGTGGAGGTTCATGTCACTGAATCGTGTCAAACTAGCGCTGTCTTCTTCGTGTCACTCGATTTCCGCATACTTCTTGGTATACGCTGATCTCACACCCGGTAAAGCGTGACCGTATTATTGAAGTTTAATGCATTTTCTCGGTTATGGGAACCGTGCCTACCTCTATGGCGGACATCTTCATTGCGGATGTGGTCGGGACGAGTAACACCATATCGAGCACCTCAGTCATTGATCGTCACTTCAACCAAGTAACAAATACACGAGCGAGTCACTTCACGTGCAAGGCCGCCGTCGAATGCAGTTCGAGCCGAGATACTTGAACTCTTCAGTTTTAGGGAGGTTGATGTCGTCAATTCTGAAGATGTCAGACTCCTTTTCATCAGTCGTCATGTGCTCTGTATTTAAGACGTTGAGACGTAGCCCAAACTTGAATTTGCTGCTGtagtgcttctttttcttgagagGCTAACATGTGGTCTTGGCGTAGCGTAGCGACTATCGTCCAGGCTTCAGGAGTTCTCCCGTTATGATATCGATGACCATGACGGAAAGGAATTCTGAACTCTGTTGTAAACCAACGGACATGGGAATTCCGTCGATTTGTTCCCCGCCTCTTGCACTCGACTTCCTGAGTCAGCATAGAATATTTGGACCCTGGTTGATATAATTAGCTCATCTGAAACAACATGTTGTCATAGATCCCACCAGATGAATTCATGTAGAACACGAACGAATGCTTTCTCCAATTCAAAGAATGCAAGATGCAGCGATTTTTGCTCATCACGCTGCTTCTCAATCAGAAGTCACTTAGCATTGTTGGAATCGGAGGTCGACTGGTTACCCATTCTTCTTCCGGATAGACATTGTCGTGCTTTGTTAACAGTTCACGGGCGATTTTTTGCTTGCTGCCCAACGTGGTTCAGAAACAATTTTAGGCAGTTTGCACAATTCCAACTTTGTGAACTCTTCAGTTCTACCCCCAGATAGTCTGAACCTGTCGCTCTCCCCTTCATTCGTTTCACCTGATTTAGTTTCGTCAGCGGATTCCTGGTGAACTGGTTTATGTGAGGACGAATCTCGAGGAATTTGTAGATACAGCAACTCTTCTGTTGAAATGCTTTTGAATTAAAGATGGCATCGCCTGAACATATTCTTCCggtccattttccatttttgcgattgactctgtagaacttctcaaAATTCTCGGTAGCGCGTATGGAACCTGCTCTACTGTAGTGGGCAGCTTTCGCTGCGTCACTGCTGCCTCTCTTTTTCGCCCTTCCCgtaattttgtcattttttcgaCGTCTTGTTGCTGAGAAATGCGTGGTAGAGgtgcttcttttttcgaatcttCCTTTACTTGCTCTGTCGATAGCCATGTCTGTTTCTTTCAGTTGGAGATGATTTCTGCTTCGTTTGCCTTACATTCCTTAACTTACTCATCCCATTTGAGGAGGCGTGATTTCGACCGTTAGAATAAGTTGATTGCTGGGCGTTGTGACCATCTCCTATAACAAGCGTGACCGTGATTTCCCATGACCACGAAATCAAGTAGTCTAGCGCTGTCGTTGTAGAACATACTGAGAGGGATTTCGTGAATCACTTCGAAAATTTCGTGTTTGCGATTACTAAGAAGTCGGATATGGCGCAGTCGGAAAGACTttcgctgtctgcacgatcgatcggaggttcgaatcctcctTGGTGCTCattaagcctttcatcctttcagagttcataaattggtaccacttgtctgggagaataaaagcactgacttgacgcatcgaCTAACCCCACCATgtaattgtataggccagctacaGATTCATAAGCCTCCAACGGTTCTGagctgaagtgaacgtgggggtgcatcccaagctgattgattaacgccagaaactttgaacttttcctttatatattttattagcAACGAAGTCACTTGCTCAGTAAACGCATCCGCGTACGAGCTTTCGAGAATTAATGAGGTCttttcaccagcctattcaagtaaaaccaattcTTAAAGATGTGGAATACGTGATAATCGGAGGGGGATATGTTAGGAGGGTAGGAGAAGGGGTCGATTTTTTGATGGTTCTCCGTAACTAAATGGAGTTGCGCGTTTTTATGAAGGACATGCTTTAGAGCTCGTGGAGTAGAGTGCCCAACTCTCATCTCCAGTAACTAGGTGTTTTAGAAACTCCTTTCGATGCAGGCGGCGAGTTAGAGACTGACAAATGAATACCTGTGTGTACCGCATGCCATATGTCAAGATATGAGAGATCCGTCGGGTCAGCAGTTTTCTGTAGCTGAGGGCATGGAAACGTCTGAGGACCGTATTCTATCATATATTCCATACTATGTATACATTATATATCTTTATTTCGAAGCCTTTAACTTGAACTTGAACTACTTCGTCGCAGTAGACATCTTGGGTAAAGTGTGGTTGGGGGAGGGAAGTGAACTCGCtcttatttcttgaagtatatagctattagggtgttcggaaagtatctgtcGAAAACTTCGCAGTAGTTTTTCGCAAATTTTGAGATGTACTgcaagttcccgttttaaatatattatataaggacactaccgcttgtatatacataacatatctgactccctcttccttgcctatttcatcctataatggccgaaaATTCCACGCATATTCAACACGTACTCCTTCACAAGTTCGAATTTGGCCACaccgctgctgaagcccatcgaaacttaagtcaagtatttgGTACTGAAtccccttctgagcggtctgtgcgcgcctggtttcagcgcttcaaagccggaaacaagaaactcgaagatgagcctcgctatggtcgaccgactgcaatatcgttcgacgaactgaaaaATCTagcggagcagcatccatatgaaggtgtgcggtattttgctggcAGTCTTGGCTgctcgctgtccaccgtgaactatggactgcgatctcccggaatggtgaaaaagttCGGTCAAtggctcccacatgcactgagcgacggcaaccgctAAAGACGCTTGGagatctgcactcagctgctctccagaagccgcagattcgactggctgaacaccattgtcactggagatgaaaaatgggtcctttatgtcaaccacacccacaaatgTGCGTTGTGCACTGGCAgtgaaatgccggatcctttcgtgaaaggtgaaatccatgagaagaaggtcatgttCGAACTCGTAGAAGCAGTAATGAGGTGCTTCTGTTTGCAAAGTTTTCCCAGACGATTAGAATGTCGGACTGTTATTCAAGTTTCAGCTTCGCATTTACGCCGATTCCGACCTCCCTACCCTTCCACCCTTGGTCGTACGAGGCCTCATCTTGACAACTTTGAGGTCAATCTTTCTCTATCAGGTTCTTGTTCCCCATAGATACCGCGCCAGTCTTTAATACCGATGTTATGATGATAAGACAGCTtcgaatatattttttttgatcgCCATTCGTTTTCGCGATCTTTTTGCAGATGGTAATCGTGAACTACTCGCTATCTCTATCTGTTTATGCAGAGATCATAACAGATCAGTTGTCACTTTCTTGAAACATTGTCCTTAAGTCTCGTTTTtcaattctggaaaatagtCTATCTgaaacttccttttttatttaattcctAAGCATAGTTAATCAaccgtatttttttctaggggGTTTGCATTCATTTGCCCTCACGTCTCAGCCTTCATGTCACGAAGCGTAATTAAGTTTTTAGGTTGCTCTTTCCGTTGAACTTATAATATTCCATGTTCTTCATTTATCTTGCCATTGATCCTATCCATTCTCCAGTTTCAAGTGACTGAGTTACTCAGCACTTCATCGGCTATTTATTCGAAGGGAGTGCAAGCGTTTACAAGGTTGACCACTCCATCTTTGGTTTGCCTACAGGAGAAAGAAGTGTTTTGCACAGCTGATGATgatggggaacggtaaagagggtcccagtggattctccgcgaatgcctccgagacataacgtgtccagtggatatgccggcggatacgcgaacatatctcgacgaAGTCACGCTTCAGTCGTTCATAAAGatgcagacaaccgtcttagatgttcttctagccacagagacgcagaaaactgcggagttacaagaaaatatgcaaagatggtatgagctgtcgaaattaccgaataagtcaaagaaaaatagtgttagatagaagtacatgggattttggaTGGTGTTCTAACAAAGAaggggagtgagtttgtctttatatcattttcagaaagtctagaaatcttacgaaattagaactctttttcttcctgtaagttccaagaagtcagagatacagaaggcccctctgtccagaaataaattaggctacaaaaaagcttgggagttacaggataacgataattctcattaccgttagttttgaaagctggaatgttccgttttaacgaaaatttttatgcacgtaaatTGAAGttattagatacatccttatctcatatttcacgtgaggatttctcttgcttgtGGTAggattacaaaattgagatcaactcacgtcacaaaattgcagtgaatgtatctgattctccaaaacaatgtagtggatagtgaattatatcctagccggtgatgcagcgtatgattagcggtagatAAGCAGAGCCAACTATTTAGGtgctaacgaaagtgaatctcttcaGGACACGCGTcttcgctaattgctctgacgaggcatgaccggggcatgctctaaattccgccgggaccctctttacacgcacccccATAAtgtactatcccgtatacaaatactccacctgaaatccggaccacctcagattcgtgggatgatgcctttaagaatgggaaataaaaaaaaagaaccaatacTTTGATAAAATCGATATTGTTGGACGATACGGTCATAATAGTGGCTAGCGGATGCCAAAAACCAAACTACATTGCTTCTAAAGCAAAAGCGTGCTCAAATCAGTAAGTTTGATATGATCGATGAAAGGATCAGTATTTCCGCACAAGAAGTCTGTCCTCTGCGCCATGTTCCGAAGTGTCTGCGTGCTAAATTTAGTCGAAATCGGAGAGATTCGTTAACGGAACATATATACCCACATGCCCACACATATGCATGCGTCAGTACAGGTTGTCTTTTTTATATCCATCACTGTTTTTGTCTGGCTAACTTTCAATACGAATTTCTCAACGAAGCACCTAACAACACCAACTTTGTATACGTCCCAGTTTTCTTTGCACCCTTCTGATTGGTTCTACTTGAATGAGCCGCCAGGAAAACCTAATTGATTATCCGCTAGCTCGCGGACGCGATGCGTGTACATGGATGGCGCATtgtaaaatgtgaaaattcgtACAGGAAGGTAGTTTTCAGAACGAGTAGGGTAAATGAACATTTTAcaactcgtaatctacacactAAACCCTGTATTTTCCtggagatcccaacatcgtcagtttcgtggtatgtgatttgaaatacagaaaaattttcatattttgtccatttattgtcatcaaaaaaattcttacactagaaaaagaaatcgaatttGGTTGGAAGTTTGAATTTAAACGCCATAGtcaaaaaagcattttttagaatttttgagattGATTTTCCTGTGATTCTTCTAAGCAGACGgttattaggttgagtcgaaagttctcggacaaattgacaagatttttatttattttacaaattttaaacGATAACTGTAAACCATTTGAAGTATGCCCTATTGGCATCGATTgtcttctgccaacgtttaGGCAGATCGTAGATGCCCTTGTTCCAGAACGCTGGGGACTGCTTcttgaagaactgctcgagTGCCTTTCTGATGTCGTCGCGGATTTGGAAGTCTTGACCATGACCGTGACGCTGGAGATagggaaaaaagtggtaatCCGAGGGAGTCAGACCTGGGGAATACGGTGGGTGTGTTAAAATGGCCCAACCTAGTTTCATCAGTGGCTTTGGTCGTTCTTGCAATGTGCGGCCGAGCGTTGTCGtgctggaagtagacttcGCGCTGCTGCGGGCATgttttttcgagatttgtcTTCAAATTGTTCAGTTGCTCAGTGTAGACGTCTGCAGTCACTGTACATCCCTGAGGGAGCAGCTCCCAGTATTTGACGCCGTGCTTGTTCCACCAGATGCAGAGCATAACCTTTTTGGCATGTACGTTGAGTTTAGGGGCGTCTTCTGCATACGTACCTTTGTCAACCCATTGGGTACGTCGGTGAATGTTAGAATAAGAAATCCACTTCTCATCTCCGGTGGTTATGTGACCAAGCCAAGTGTGGGTGCGCTTGAGCGTGAGGAGAGAAAGTGCCGTATCAGCGCTGCAGTCCATGTCATACTGCGTCAGAGCATGTGGTACTCATCGACTACTCTGTGGTAGTCTGTGGTTTGACCCATCCCAAGGGCGACTGTCAGTTCGCGAGTGGTTTGAAACGGATCGGCTTCCACCTGTCTCCGCAGCAAGACCAAAACCAACTCCATCGGGCGTCCCGAACGATATTGATCTTCAATGGAATAGTCGCCTGACGCGAGCTTTGAGTGCCACTTGTAGACCGTACTTCTAGCGGGGGTGTGCTCCTTGTAAACTTCCTTCATACGTCTATCGATATCCGCGGGTTCTTGGCCAGATAGATGGAGAAAGAGTATGACGTTGCGGTGGGGGAGTGACGACGGCTTGGAATTGTGCGGCATGGTGGCAGGAAAGGAACTGGCTCAGTGTAATTGTTAACATACACTTTGAAGAGCCTTTTTTACTTTATCAAACGGTAGCTAACACATTCATTTTTGTCGGCTCTTTGCTGAGTGATGATCTCTAGAAATCATCACCACCacattgtccgagaactttcgactcaacctaatacttTGATTTGTATTGAAAAATGTGTAGCGACTAATTTTGACGGATTTCAAATTAATCGTCGAGTAAGCCTGACTTGTTTAAAAGACCGTTTACAGTCGGGTTCGCATTTGTTGATCATCATTGCAAAGCGGACGTGTACTTGCACTTCGAAGGCGTTTTCGTTTGAATGGATGTCCGTTCTAGGATGTGGTGAAACACAGTAAAACCAGTTGACCATCCTCAGACTGTTTCAACCGACTATCGATGAAATTCTGGTGGTATCCATGAAAGCTTTTGAGACTACATTTCGTCATAAGACATTCTGAAGATAGTATCTTAGCTAACACTCGCTAACTACTAGATAGGGTAAtcgttttttgaaaatatctgtTCTAAGAGAATTATGGTTGCAGAGCTGCGAAGATGACACTAAGCTCTGTTAAAcgcattcaaaaaatatgtggttatttaaaaaaaaagtggttgcTTTCATGCGAAATCTGCAATGAGAACGTTGGCTTCTATTTCGAAGTGAGTTGGAGCTCAGCTTGGTAAAATTTCATTGGAAATTTaattggaaatgttttttttggcaCTTTCTTGACAGGAAGATGATTAATCGTATAACAAATGCCCCGCTGGCAAAGCCTCATGGAGTTTAAGACAGAatacttgaaaagaaaataatagtctTTTCGGTTAGAGTGATTTTCAAATTCACAATCAACGCATGCTGAAACCTCCATTGGCAAGGTCTCATTGACTCCAGAAAGATAATGCATGAACATCATTACGTAAATCATAGCATGTAAATGATGattctgcacaaaaaaaaagtatttaatATTGATGAGCGTATGCAAGAACTCCAGATGGGAATGACTTCTACTGAGTCTATAGGGGAAACAGGCGAAAATCTGCTGATCAGTGAAATAGGTAAAGTCGATATAACTGGTCAGCGGATATATACAGCTATGCGAAAAGTGGCCTAATGTGTGCAACCTGCTCAAAGTGTGTAAGGatatttaaattcaaatcGATGTAATACATGCACACTTACCTTAgcaggattttctttcacaactAATAAATATCTCAATTATGTAACATCCGAAAGTCGTTCTTGATCAACTATTCGTATCACTTCAGCTTAAAGTCGATATAACTGGTGAGCGAATAGATACAGCTATGCGAAAAGAAGTGCTACATCGCTGAGAGTGACTTGTTTTACCTCTTTAAATAAGCTCGTCTCTCTATCCATTTCCCCTTCTGCCCTTCACCGAATTTCACAGTCTGGCGCAACCACGCTCACGTCGGTGTTAGTAGGATTCTCACTCCTACGATTCATGTTTCTCCATGCCGCCGCCATAAGTTATTCACAGAGTTGCTGCGCTTAGTGCACCACATATTGATGGAAGCTGGGTGTGGCATTTGGTTGCACACCTGTGCATGCacaacttttctttatttcatggGATATATAACGTAATGTCAGCCACGAGCAGCCAGGTGAACATGTAGCTCATCGGAGACCTCTTCCGCTTTTGTCCTTTGGCCCCTGAATGTTATTTTAATGTTATTTTGTACACAAACACTTGTATTTTCTTGGAGAGAGCGACGTTGTGTTCGTATCATAGTGGAATTCCCCCTTACACAGGTATTCTAGTAAATCTTCCATTAATACCCTGCAACTCATGGCTCTGCTACCCCATGCTGCAACGTCTGTTGTCTTCAAAATCGAATGTTTCGGTGTTTTTTTCGTGTAAATTCGTATTGAAGTTCTGCACATTCAACACCTCATACAAAAATCGTGAAGACCcttcattcgttttcattttttggctCCGAAATTCAGTGCTTCGTTGACGGCACCATGGGCATGTTCGATAAATCTTGACATGATCGATAATCTTAGGCTGAGCAGAACGAAgaattctatgtttttttgtatGTAAGTAATATTTATTGTGAGCCGTATACACAAGTGAAGTTATTTTATGATGCTCTGAAATTAGCGGTACTTATTCATTGAGTTCATGTACTGATATATTAATGTAATTTCTATGCTACTGATTTTCGTGTAATCCGTCTAAGATTTGATTCTTCGGTATCGATTTGTTGCATTCCGTAGATCTAtgattcgtattttttttttaaatgaaaaacatgTACTTTAGCGTTCAAGTAACCTTGCCGGATTCTTCAGCCATATCCGTGTTTGCGGTGTGAAGGATTCTCATCTCCAACGATCTCTGATTCCAGTGTGTGAAATACCTTGTAGGGGCTTGCTTAACAGAGCCATAACCGTGTGTCCTGCATCTCACGTTGATTCATGTATATCGATCGAACACGGCCAGGCACGTTGAGAATAAGCCCACTTCCGTGCCATAACATTTAAACGCACTCTTTCTATGCCCTCCTATTTCCATAATTTCAGTTTAGAAATGGGTTTTCAGAACTTTTGATGTCCTTTTATGTTCTTAGAATTATTACCGCCTAAATATCCGGTTTTGGAAGAATGTGAAGATGAATTCTGAACTACGATTCGATTTTTGGTATACATCTTGCAACTTTGTATTTGCGAACATTCAAACTTTACTTGAAGTTATTCGATCAATCTTTCTTGATTTCGCTATTCATCCCGCTACCGCTCTGCTGCAGTTACTAGTAGTACTTTTAGGACGTTTTCTTCTCCaacgaaacattttttctctgataTATTGAAAATCTCGGCGTAagtttctcgttctttttttttttttgcttattgcCACTAGGGTTTTAAATCGAACACTGAACAAATTTAGATGACTGcaatttactttttctttgccGTTCGATGCTTTGTGATTTCCTATCGAATACACCGCCGGTAACTGGCGGCGCCGAAGGCAGAGGAATGGAGAACATCTGCGCAGAAGTTGTAAGACTAAGCCAAAgattccatttgttcctattCCTGCATGACAGTGCCTACTTTGCTGGACGCTGTACTAGAAGAAGCAGCCAAGGTGCATTAGTGTTCGATATTTACATAGCAGTCATACTCTCCCGGTTCTATAATACTTTTTATAGTCGTCAAACATGTCGTTGGGAAATTTCCCCTTTGAAAATAACCTTCATTTCTAATTCTACCACGTATGTATCCTAGTCGAAGTTTCTACAAGGTGCAACGGAGCA
The Necator americanus strain Aroian chromosome I, whole genome shotgun sequence genome window above contains:
- a CDS encoding hypothetical protein (NECATOR_CHRI.G2495.T1), which translates into the protein MAENSTHIQHVLLHKFEFGHTAAEAHRNLSQVFGTESPSERSVRAWFQRFKAGNKKLEDEPRYGRPTAISFDELKNLAEQHPYEGVRYFAGSLGCSLSTVNYGLRSPGMVKKFGQWLPHALSDGNR
- a CDS encoding hypothetical protein (NECATOR_CHRI.G2497.T1); the protein is MPHNSKPSSLPHRNVILFLHLSGQEPADIDRRMKEVYKEHTPARSTVYKWHSKLASGDYSIEDQYRSGRPMELVLVLLRRQVEADPFQTTRELTVALGMGQTTDYHRVVDEYHML
- a CDS encoding hypothetical protein (NECATOR_CHRI.G2496.T1) encodes the protein MDCSADTALSLLTLKRTHTWLGHITTGDEKWISYSNIHRRTQWVDKGTYAEDAPKLNVHAKKVMLCIWWNKHGVKYWELLPQGCTVTADVYTEQLNNLKTNLEKTCPQQREVYFQHDNARPHIARTTKATDETRLGHFNTPTVFPRSDSLGLPLFSLSPASRSWSRLPNPRRHQKGTRAVLQEAVPSVLEQGHLRSA